Proteins encoded by one window of Chryseobacterium sp. POL2:
- a CDS encoding DUF2480 family protein yields MSEEFEIRNKVAENTSLVNFDLSSLMPRGKKLGIDLKDFLYQGLILREKEYREMVANLNPEDYRDAYVYIYCSEDAIIPLWAYFLITAKLTDVTKKIVFGSLEDLNILLMHNAIKTYDYSELKDKRVLVKGCSDIEMPNNAYIELVEQLKPIVKSLMFGEACSNVPIFKN; encoded by the coding sequence ATGTCGGAAGAATTCGAAATTAGAAATAAAGTTGCAGAGAACACGAGTTTGGTAAATTTTGATTTGTCGAGTCTTATGCCGAGAGGGAAGAAACTGGGAATAGATTTAAAAGACTTCCTTTACCAAGGTCTTATTCTCCGCGAAAAGGAATATCGTGAGATGGTTGCCAATCTTAATCCTGAAGATTATCGCGATGCTTATGTCTATATCTATTGTTCGGAAGATGCGATTATTCCGTTATGGGCCTATTTTTTAATCACAGCAAAATTAACCGATGTTACCAAAAAAATCGTCTTTGGGAGCTTAGAAGATCTCAATATTCTTTTGATGCACAATGCGATTAAAACCTATGATTATTCTGAATTAAAGGACAAACGCGTCCTTGTAAAAGGCTGCTCAGATATAGAAATGCCCAATAACGCTTATATCGAACTTGTAGAACAACTGAAACCCATTGTCAAATCTTTGATGTTTGGGGAAGCTTGTAGCAACGTTCCTATTTTTAAAAACTAA
- the lpxB gene encoding lipid-A-disaccharide synthase, translated as MKYYIIAGEASGDLHASNLMKAIKEKDPNADFRFWGGDLMQAQGGTMVKHYRDLAFMGFVEVVQNLGTILKNIKLCKKDIATYKPDVLVLVDYPGFNLRIAKFAKSLGIRVVYYISPQLWAWKEGRVETIKKYVDDMLLILPFEKDFYKKHQVDAHFVGHPLLDAISDLPNVDAELFKKENNLNSQPIIALLPGSREQEVKKMLELMLSVRSYFKEYQFVIAGAPSLVKDFYEQYVDENVHFVSNKTYDLLRCSRAALVTSGTATLETALLNTPEVVCYKSSKISYEIAKRLVKHIKYISLVNLIMDREIVTELIQDELNTQNLVKELNRILSGTDREKMLNDFSQLREKLGGKGASQHAADVVVNII; from the coding sequence TTGAAATATTACATTATAGCAGGCGAAGCTTCTGGAGATCTCCACGCAAGCAACTTAATGAAAGCGATAAAAGAAAAAGATCCCAATGCTGATTTTCGGTTTTGGGGTGGCGATCTGATGCAGGCGCAAGGCGGAACTATGGTCAAGCATTATCGTGATTTGGCTTTTATGGGATTTGTTGAGGTTGTTCAGAATTTAGGAACGATTCTTAAAAATATCAAGTTGTGTAAAAAAGATATTGCGACTTACAAACCTGATGTTTTGGTGCTTGTAGATTATCCTGGGTTTAATCTTCGTATTGCAAAATTTGCAAAATCTTTGGGTATTCGGGTGGTTTATTATATTTCGCCTCAACTTTGGGCTTGGAAGGAAGGTCGTGTAGAAACGATTAAAAAATATGTAGATGACATGCTCTTAATTCTTCCTTTCGAGAAAGATTTCTATAAAAAACATCAGGTTGATGCACATTTCGTTGGTCATCCTTTGTTAGATGCGATTTCGGATTTGCCAAACGTCGACGCAGAATTATTTAAAAAAGAAAACAATCTTAATAGCCAGCCCATCATCGCTTTGTTGCCAGGAAGTCGCGAGCAGGAAGTCAAAAAAATGTTGGAACTGATGTTGTCGGTTCGCTCGTATTTTAAAGAATATCAATTCGTTATAGCTGGTGCGCCAAGTTTGGTAAAAGATTTTTATGAGCAATATGTGGATGAAAATGTGCATTTCGTTTCTAATAAAACTTACGATTTGTTGAGATGTTCTCGGGCAGCTTTGGTGACTTCTGGGACGGCGACTTTGGAAACGGCATTGCTGAATACACCCGAAGTTGTGTGCTACAAAAGCAGTAAGATTTCCTATGAAATTGCTAAACGTCTTGTTAAACACATCAAATATATTTCTCTGGTTAATCTAATTATGGATCGCGAAATTGTTACAGAATTGATTCAGGATGAGTTGAACACCCAAAATTTAGTGAAAGAACTCAATAGGATTTTGTCCGGTACTGACCGAGAAAAAATGTTGAATGATTTTTCCCAATTACGTGAAAAGCTTGGTGGGAAAGGCGCGAGTCAACACGCTGCTGATGTGGTAGTTAACATAATATAA
- the aspS gene encoding aspartate--tRNA ligase, giving the protein MFRTHTNGELSLKNLNEEVTLSGWVQTIRDKGFMIWIDLRDRYGITQLMFDQDRSSVELMENAKKLGREFVVQVKGQVIERASKNPNIPTGEIEILVKELTILNESQLPPFTIEDETDGGEELRMKYRYLDIRRNPVKDKLIFRHKMAQKVRNYLSEEGFIEVETPVLIKSTPEGARDFVVPSRMNPGQFYALPQSPQTFKQLLMVGGMDKYFQIVKCFRDEDLRADRQPEFTQIDCEMAFVEQEDIMNVFEGMTKNLLKDITGKEFGDFPRMTFADAMQKYGNDKPDIRFGMEFVELNDLVKGKDFKIFDEAELVVGISVEGCADYTRKQIDELIDWVKRPQIGATGMVWVKFQNDGIVTSSVNKFYNEEDLKAIAEKFGAKAGDLMLVMSGNADKVRTQLSALRMELGNRLGLRKGNEFAPLWVIDFPLLEWDEETGRYHAMHHPFTSPKTEDFSLLETDPGKARANAYDLVLNGNEIGGGSIRIFDKDLQSKMFDLLGFTKEEAEAQFGFLMNAFKYGAPPHGGLAFGFDRLVAILDGNEVIRDYIAFPKNNSGRDVMIDAPSPIANEQLDELELKLNLKD; this is encoded by the coding sequence ATGTTCCGTACACACACCAACGGCGAATTATCGCTGAAAAACCTTAATGAAGAAGTAACACTTTCAGGATGGGTACAAACCATTCGTGACAAAGGATTTATGATTTGGATCGATTTGCGAGATCGTTACGGAATTACACAGTTGATGTTCGACCAAGACCGTTCTTCGGTTGAATTAATGGAAAACGCTAAGAAATTAGGTCGTGAATTTGTAGTTCAGGTGAAAGGTCAGGTGATTGAAAGAGCATCCAAAAACCCCAATATTCCAACTGGAGAAATAGAAATTTTAGTAAAAGAATTAACGATTTTAAACGAATCTCAACTTCCTCCATTTACCATTGAAGACGAAACCGATGGGGGTGAAGAGCTGAGAATGAAATACAGATACTTGGACATCCGTAGAAATCCTGTGAAAGATAAACTGATCTTCCGTCATAAAATGGCACAAAAAGTGAGAAATTATCTTTCAGAAGAAGGTTTCATCGAGGTGGAAACGCCAGTTTTAATTAAATCTACGCCAGAAGGAGCTAGAGATTTTGTGGTGCCAAGCAGAATGAATCCTGGACAGTTTTATGCACTTCCTCAATCGCCACAAACCTTCAAACAATTATTGATGGTAGGTGGAATGGATAAATATTTCCAAATTGTGAAATGTTTCCGCGATGAGGATTTAAGAGCCGACAGACAGCCAGAATTCACGCAAATAGATTGCGAAATGGCTTTCGTAGAGCAAGAAGACATTATGAATGTTTTTGAAGGCATGACGAAAAACCTTTTGAAAGATATTACAGGAAAAGAATTCGGTGATTTCCCAAGAATGACTTTCGCAGATGCGATGCAAAAATATGGAAACGACAAACCAGACATTCGTTTCGGAATGGAGTTCGTGGAGCTGAATGATTTAGTGAAAGGAAAAGATTTCAAAATTTTCGACGAAGCTGAATTGGTAGTCGGAATTAGTGTTGAAGGCTGTGCAGACTACACCAGAAAACAAATTGATGAGTTAATTGACTGGGTAAAAAGACCACAAATTGGTGCAACAGGAATGGTTTGGGTGAAATTCCAAAACGATGGTATTGTCACTTCATCCGTGAATAAATTCTACAACGAGGAGGACTTAAAAGCCATTGCAGAGAAATTCGGAGCTAAAGCAGGTGATTTAATGTTGGTGATGAGCGGTAATGCTGATAAAGTAAGAACGCAACTTTCTGCTTTAAGAATGGAACTTGGGAACCGCTTAGGTTTAAGAAAAGGAAACGAATTTGCTCCACTTTGGGTAATCGACTTCCCACTTTTAGAATGGGACGAAGAAACAGGAAGATACCACGCAATGCACCACCCATTCACGTCTCCGAAAACCGAAGATTTTAGTTTATTGGAAACCGACCCTGGAAAAGCAAGAGCCAACGCTTACGATTTAGTTTTAAATGGTAACGAAATTGGGGGTGGTTCTATCAGAATTTTCGATAAAGATTTACAGTCAAAAATGTTTGATTTATTAGGATTCACAAAAGAAGAAGCGGAAGCGCAGTTCGGATTCTTAATGAACGCCTTTAAATACGGAGCGCCGCCACACGGAGGTTTGGCTTTCGGTTTTGATAGATTGGTAGCCATTTTAGATGGAAATGAAGTGATTAGAGATTATATCGCCTTCCCAAAAAATAATTCTGGGCGTGATGTAATGATTGATGCTCCTTCGCCAATCGCCAATGAGCAATTAGACGAACTGGAATTAAAACTGAATTTGAAAGACTAA
- a CDS encoding DUF937 domain-containing protein yields MSLLDLLTGNTSNQVAEQAENKFGISKNQIIALLAVATPLVISYLKNKSQDAKEAEALNNALDKDHDGSILNDPSQAINRQSEGNSILDHIFGGNKANVENQLSQNTGISMDKIGPVLAMLAPIIMGYIGKEKQANNVNAGGLGDLLGGILGGASQQAQTQQSNPLNDILGSVLGGGQSQGSGNPLNDILGSVLGGGNQQKSQQGGLGGLLGSIFGK; encoded by the coding sequence ATGAGCTTACTAGACCTATTAACAGGAAACACTAGCAACCAAGTTGCAGAACAGGCCGAAAACAAATTCGGAATCAGTAAAAATCAAATTATTGCATTACTTGCAGTAGCCACACCTTTGGTTATTTCTTATCTTAAAAACAAATCTCAAGACGCCAAAGAAGCAGAGGCGCTCAACAACGCACTAGACAAAGACCATGACGGAAGCATTCTTAACGACCCGTCTCAGGCCATCAACAGACAATCCGAAGGCAATTCAATACTTGATCACATTTTTGGAGGAAATAAAGCCAACGTCGAAAATCAGCTTTCTCAGAATACAGGGATTTCTATGGACAAAATTGGTCCTGTTCTAGCCATGTTAGCACCAATTATCATGGGATACATTGGAAAAGAAAAGCAAGCTAACAATGTAAACGCAGGTGGATTAGGCGATTTATTAGGAGGTATTCTTGGTGGTGCTTCTCAACAAGCCCAAACGCAACAATCCAATCCTTTGAATGATATTTTGGGAAGTGTATTAGGCGGCGGACAAAGTCAAGGTTCTGGAAACCCTCTTAACGACATTCTTGGAAGCGTTCTCGGCGGAGGCAATCAACAAAAATCTCAGCAAGGCGGCCTTGGAGGTTTGCTAGGAAGTATTTTTGGAAAATAA
- a CDS encoding 30S ribosomal protein THX gives MGKGDQKSRRGKITNGSYGKRRPKKSNVAKVVTTVNADKETKVKATKPKAEKKVEKEETKVAEAKPKTTRKKKTEE, from the coding sequence ATGGGAAAAGGAGATCAGAAGTCTCGCAGAGGCAAGATAACAAATGGTTCTTATGGAAAAAGAAGACCTAAAAAATCCAATGTTGCAAAAGTTGTAACAACAGTAAATGCTGATAAAGAAACCAAGGTAAAAGCGACAAAACCTAAGGCAGAAAAGAAAGTGGAGAAAGAAGAAACTAAAGTTGCTGAGGCAAAACCCAAAACCACAAGAAAGAAAAAAACCGAAGAATAA
- a CDS encoding nucleoside deaminase, which translates to MSNHENFMQRAIECSCENLDLGGGPFGAVIVKNGKIIAEGSNKVTLNNDPTAHAEVVAIRNAAKHLDDFNLSGCEIYTSCEPCPMCLSAIYWARIDKIYYANTRNDAKDIGFDDSLIYDEIPLAIEDRKIPMVQLLRDEAQSTFQKWTKKADKTEY; encoded by the coding sequence ATGTCGAATCACGAAAACTTTATGCAAAGAGCCATCGAGTGCTCTTGCGAAAATCTTGACTTAGGCGGTGGCCCTTTCGGTGCTGTCATTGTAAAAAACGGAAAAATAATTGCTGAAGGCAGCAACAAAGTAACTCTTAATAACGATCCTACAGCACATGCGGAAGTTGTTGCCATTAGAAATGCGGCGAAACATCTTGATGATTTTAATCTTTCTGGTTGCGAAATCTACACGTCGTGCGAACCTTGTCCTATGTGTTTAAGCGCCATCTATTGGGCTAGAATCGACAAAATATATTATGCCAACACCAGAAACGACGCCAAAGATATAGGTTTTGACGATTCTTTAATTTATGATGAAATACCTTTAGCTATTGAGGATCGAAAAATCCCGATGGTGCAACTTCTTCGTGATGAAGCGCAAAGCACCTTTCAAAAATGGACAAAAAAGGCAGATAAAACAGAATATTAA